From Alienimonas californiensis, a single genomic window includes:
- a CDS encoding GNAT family N-acetyltransferase, with translation MQFVRRVRMEALLGRLPAPEPPAEFRLVPWRDNLIEEHAAAKRDAFAEEPDSLLFPALATVRGCRALMADIARQPLFLPEATWLAVRRSDLFDEPAGGAAVGTIQGLGGGRGVGAIQNVGVVPECRGLGLGRALLVRSLYGFAQRGYRRVYLEVTADNARALTLYRSVGFRPVRTLYKPLKGETAGV, from the coding sequence ATGCAGTTCGTCCGTCGGGTTCGCATGGAGGCCCTGCTGGGCCGTCTGCCGGCGCCGGAGCCGCCCGCGGAGTTCCGGCTCGTTCCCTGGCGGGACAATCTGATTGAGGAACACGCCGCCGCCAAACGGGACGCCTTCGCGGAGGAACCGGACAGCCTGCTCTTCCCCGCGCTCGCCACTGTGCGGGGCTGTCGGGCGCTGATGGCGGACATCGCCCGTCAGCCCCTATTCCTCCCGGAGGCCACCTGGCTGGCGGTGCGACGCAGCGATCTGTTCGACGAACCGGCCGGCGGGGCCGCGGTGGGGACGATTCAGGGTCTCGGCGGCGGGCGGGGCGTGGGGGCGATCCAGAACGTCGGCGTCGTCCCGGAGTGCCGCGGCCTCGGCTTGGGTCGGGCGCTGCTGGTGCGGTCGCTATACGGCTTCGCCCAGCGGGGCTATCGCCGGGTCTACCTCGAAGTCACCGCCGACAACGCCCGCGCCCTCACGCTGTACCGCAGCGTCGGCTTCCGCCCGGTCCGCACGCTCTACAAACCGCTCAAGGGCGAAACGGCGGGGGTTTAA
- a CDS encoding FG-GAP repeat domain-containing protein, with product MPRPAPSLLPGSLAVAAPLAVAVLLAVGALPARAQDDAAPLSVHYGFGELDILKVEDRSELLRTADLNGDGLTDLLLSDDSNSRLDLFLQRNQSEAAEAGKEEGADAADVNALPDSARYEHVKLSVDRAVLGLATGDFTGDGRTDIAYVGDPDRLILVVAPEGDTPGSSDWTATAELDRRERRLPDLQSSSGLLAAGDLTGDGRPDLVALGQRVTYLLPGSASGTLEAAIEIRNTSDDLSLAQIADLDGDGLADLSYTALVGDDRVFAARLQEPAPRPRGEAADDVKEEVRNALGPELRFDLKDPRSVTLGEAFPDEPGVEVLAITGATGRLTIRKVRRPKLSDAADGAAEENLAGRKLTQYGFGGRGDRDFAVGDLDGDGLADVVVSDPAGARVILFRQTAAGGLDLGTAYPSLAGISQVRIGDADGDGSGDLFVLSKTEETLGRSVWEDDRLTFPVPVTGVENPVAFALIQPQGANRAGAFAVTRNDRRDYSLGLVGAPEKSIKLDISSDPDRLEVADLDGNGAGDLVLFPGRGKELLAFGIGGDGKPIPMKSEGLGPGETTPGAFFAGFLPPEPEAGDGGENGEPAAPQPDVPTILVARDNLARDLTARAGRTGVTPGSPEAEAGAGNPTLRWSVRDQFNAGEAAAKIAGAVTLDVDDEPGNEVILIDSGVDKLRIYKRDGSQFAAAGEIETGALDYIDAAVADLDGDARDDLLLFGQGRFAVLYAGRTDPELTELANYETDLDRTFLADSFVGDLNGDDKPDVAVLDVRSHYVEILRPTDSDVERALYWKLFEEKNFDGEGGGGLQPREGAIADVTGDGRNDLILLIHDRVLIYPQDDGVGPEEEKSEVGVGTE from the coding sequence ATGCCCCGCCCCGCCCCGTCGTTGCTTCCCGGTTCGCTCGCCGTGGCCGCCCCGTTGGCCGTCGCGGTGCTGCTGGCCGTCGGCGCCCTCCCCGCCCGGGCGCAGGACGACGCCGCTCCGCTGAGCGTCCACTACGGCTTCGGCGAACTGGACATCTTAAAGGTCGAGGACCGCAGCGAATTGCTCCGCACCGCCGACTTGAACGGCGACGGCCTGACGGACCTGTTGCTCTCCGACGACTCGAACAGCCGGCTTGACCTGTTCCTCCAACGGAACCAGTCCGAGGCCGCGGAGGCCGGCAAGGAGGAGGGCGCCGACGCCGCGGACGTCAACGCCCTGCCGGACTCCGCCCGCTACGAGCACGTCAAGCTGTCCGTGGACCGGGCCGTGCTGGGGCTGGCGACGGGCGACTTCACCGGGGACGGTCGCACGGACATCGCCTACGTCGGCGATCCGGACCGGCTGATCCTCGTCGTCGCCCCGGAAGGCGACACGCCCGGCAGTTCCGACTGGACCGCCACCGCGGAACTGGACCGCCGCGAACGCCGCCTGCCGGACCTGCAATCCAGCTCCGGACTGCTCGCCGCCGGCGACCTGACGGGCGACGGCCGGCCGGACCTGGTGGCCCTCGGGCAGCGGGTGACCTACCTGCTGCCCGGCTCCGCGTCCGGCACGCTGGAGGCCGCGATCGAGATCCGCAACACCTCCGACGACCTCTCGCTGGCCCAGATCGCCGACCTAGACGGCGACGGGCTGGCCGACCTCTCCTACACCGCCCTCGTGGGCGACGACCGCGTGTTCGCCGCCCGCCTGCAGGAGCCGGCGCCCCGGCCCCGCGGGGAGGCGGCGGACGACGTGAAGGAGGAAGTCCGCAACGCCCTCGGCCCGGAGTTGCGGTTCGATCTGAAGGACCCCCGCAGCGTCACGCTGGGCGAGGCGTTCCCCGACGAACCCGGCGTCGAGGTGCTGGCGATCACCGGCGCCACCGGCCGCCTGACGATTCGCAAGGTCCGCCGGCCGAAGCTGAGCGACGCCGCGGACGGCGCCGCCGAAGAGAACCTCGCCGGGCGAAAACTCACCCAGTACGGCTTCGGCGGCCGGGGTGACCGGGACTTCGCGGTCGGCGATCTCGACGGCGACGGTCTGGCGGACGTGGTCGTCTCCGACCCGGCGGGCGCCCGCGTGATCCTGTTCCGGCAGACCGCCGCCGGCGGGCTCGATCTGGGCACGGCGTACCCCTCGCTGGCCGGCATTTCGCAGGTGCGGATTGGCGACGCCGACGGCGACGGCTCCGGCGACCTGTTCGTCCTCAGCAAGACGGAGGAAACTCTCGGCCGCAGCGTTTGGGAAGACGACCGTCTGACCTTTCCCGTCCCGGTGACCGGCGTGGAGAACCCCGTCGCCTTCGCACTGATCCAACCGCAGGGCGCCAACCGCGCGGGGGCGTTCGCGGTGACGAGAAACGACCGCCGCGACTATTCCCTCGGGCTGGTCGGGGCGCCGGAGAAGTCGATCAAGTTGGACATCTCCAGCGATCCGGACCGCCTGGAAGTCGCGGATCTGGACGGCAACGGCGCCGGGGACCTTGTGCTGTTTCCGGGCCGCGGCAAGGAGTTGTTGGCGTTCGGCATCGGCGGCGACGGCAAACCGATCCCCATGAAAAGCGAGGGCCTCGGCCCCGGCGAAACCACCCCCGGGGCCTTCTTCGCCGGCTTCCTCCCCCCCGAACCGGAGGCCGGAGACGGCGGAGAGAACGGCGAACCGGCGGCCCCGCAGCCGGACGTGCCGACGATCCTCGTCGCCCGCGACAACCTCGCCCGGGACCTCACCGCCCGAGCCGGCCGCACCGGCGTGACGCCGGGCTCCCCGGAGGCCGAAGCCGGGGCCGGCAACCCGACGCTGCGGTGGTCCGTCCGCGACCAGTTCAACGCCGGCGAGGCCGCCGCCAAGATCGCCGGCGCCGTGACCCTGGACGTCGACGACGAGCCCGGCAACGAGGTGATTCTCATCGACTCCGGCGTCGACAAGCTGCGGATCTACAAGCGGGACGGCTCCCAGTTCGCCGCCGCCGGGGAGATCGAAACCGGCGCCCTGGACTACATCGACGCCGCGGTCGCGGACCTCGACGGCGACGCCCGGGACGACCTGCTGCTGTTCGGCCAGGGCCGCTTCGCCGTGCTCTACGCCGGCCGCACCGACCCCGAACTGACCGAGTTGGCGAACTACGAAACCGACCTCGACCGCACCTTCCTCGCCGACAGCTTCGTCGGGGACCTCAACGGCGACGACAAGCCGGACGTCGCCGTGCTGGACGTCCGCAGCCACTACGTGGAGATCCTGCGGCCGACGGACTCCGACGTGGAACGGGCGCTGTACTGGAAGCTGTTCGAGGAGAAGAACTTCGACGGCGAGGGCGGCGGCGGCCTGCAGCCCCGCGAGGGCGCCATCGCCGACGTCACCGGCGACGGCCGCAACGACCTGATCCTGCTGATCCACGACCGCGTGCTGATCTACCCCCAGGATGATGGCGTCGGCCCGGAGGAGGAGAAGAGCGAAGTCGGCGTGGGGACGGAATGA
- a CDS encoding PHB depolymerase family esterase, whose protein sequence is MPLSRLSAAVSPAFAQPAARATADPLTAALTARFGRVGGDMPFVSADPLRDRRLPSAVAVPEGYEPGYAYPLVVWLHDTGSSEHTLHAVMRGVSDRNYLGLSVRGAACGAAGGTGFGWSDRAVCDVADRLPALVAAVKAEWNVHTERVYLAGLGSGADAAAALLSARPEWFAGAALLAGGTLPPTHLSAAALAGKRVLLCGEDGRRSAPATLAAAAGWRETGARAEVRLTGDAPLSPAALRALDRWLMAGVAVGV, encoded by the coding sequence GTGCCCCTTTCCCGTCTCTCCGCCGCCGTCTCGCCCGCCTTCGCCCAACCGGCGGCGCGGGCGACCGCGGACCCGCTGACGGCGGCGCTGACGGCCCGCTTCGGCCGGGTGGGGGGCGATATGCCGTTCGTCTCCGCCGATCCGCTACGGGATCGGCGGTTGCCCAGCGCCGTCGCCGTGCCGGAGGGGTACGAACCGGGCTACGCCTACCCGCTGGTCGTCTGGCTGCACGACACCGGCTCCAGCGAGCACACCCTGCACGCCGTCATGCGGGGCGTGAGCGACCGGAACTACCTCGGCCTGTCCGTCCGCGGCGCCGCCTGCGGGGCGGCCGGGGGCACCGGGTTCGGTTGGTCCGACCGGGCGGTCTGCGACGTGGCCGACCGCCTGCCGGCGCTGGTCGCCGCGGTGAAGGCCGAGTGGAACGTGCACACCGAACGCGTTTACCTGGCCGGCCTGGGCAGTGGGGCGGACGCCGCCGCGGCCCTGCTGAGCGCCCGGCCGGAGTGGTTCGCCGGCGCCGCCCTGCTGGCCGGGGGCACGCTCCCGCCGACGCACCTCTCCGCCGCCGCCCTGGCCGGCAAGCGGGTGCTGCTGTGCGGGGAAGACGGCCGCCGCAGCGCCCCGGCGACGCTCGCCGCCGCCGCCGGCTGGCGGGAGACCGGCGCCCGGGCCGAAGTCCGCCTGACCGGCGACGCCCCGCTCTCCCCCGCCGCCCTGCGAGCCCTCGACCGCTGGCTGATGGCCGGCGTCGCGGTCGGGGTGTGA
- a CDS encoding DUF5658 family protein, translating to MTDPASDTPDERESPRGWRSRLPLGELPLESETTAFLLTAFLDILLTYLLLASGQFRESNAIADYFIAGWGVKGMVWFKMGLAAFICTLAQIIAKKNLRLGRFVLLLGTAVTGAVVIYSVTLALRHL from the coding sequence GTGACCGATCCCGCCTCCGATACGCCAGACGAACGGGAGTCGCCCCGCGGCTGGCGGTCCCGGCTGCCGCTGGGCGAGTTGCCGCTGGAGTCCGAAACGACGGCGTTTTTGCTGACGGCGTTTCTGGACATCCTGCTCACCTACCTGCTGCTCGCCAGCGGGCAGTTCCGCGAGAGCAACGCCATTGCGGACTACTTCATCGCCGGTTGGGGGGTGAAGGGGATGGTCTGGTTCAAGATGGGCCTCGCGGCGTTCATCTGCACGCTGGCCCAGATCATCGCCAAAAAGAACCTGCGGCTGGGTCGGTTCGTGCTGCTGCTCGGCACCGCGGTGACCGGGGCAGTGGTGATCTACAGCGTGACGCTCGCCCTGCGGCACCTCTGA
- a CDS encoding pirin family protein: protein MKKIAQVVRNVPQHWVGDGFPVRSLFSYAQGEAFDPFLLLDYAGPAEFPPAEGKRGVDVHPHKGFETVTILYEGGLAHRDSSGGSGTLGPGDVQWMTAASGVVHEEFHSEAFTRRGGALEMVQLWVNLPAKDKSAPPRYQDLRAAQFPHVDLPNGAGSVRVIAGEFDGVRGPAQTFTAMNVWDLQLNAGGEAALRAPEGHTAVLVVQRGELSANGTALRGVELARFEREGEAVTLTAETPARALFLTGEPLNEPVVGQGPFVMNTREEIRQAIQDFQTGRMGTLD from the coding sequence ATGAAGAAGATCGCCCAGGTCGTCCGCAACGTGCCGCAGCACTGGGTGGGGGACGGCTTCCCGGTTCGCAGCCTGTTCTCCTACGCCCAGGGGGAGGCGTTCGATCCCTTCCTGCTGCTCGACTACGCCGGGCCGGCGGAGTTCCCCCCCGCCGAGGGCAAACGCGGCGTGGACGTGCACCCGCACAAGGGGTTCGAGACCGTCACGATCCTGTACGAGGGCGGACTAGCCCACCGCGATTCCAGCGGCGGCAGCGGGACTCTCGGCCCCGGCGACGTGCAGTGGATGACCGCCGCCAGCGGCGTCGTGCACGAGGAGTTCCACAGCGAAGCCTTCACCCGTCGGGGCGGGGCGCTGGAGATGGTTCAACTCTGGGTGAACCTGCCCGCGAAGGATAAGTCCGCCCCGCCGCGGTATCAGGACCTGCGGGCCGCCCAGTTCCCGCACGTCGACCTGCCGAACGGCGCCGGCTCCGTCCGCGTGATCGCCGGGGAGTTCGACGGCGTCCGCGGGCCGGCCCAAACCTTCACCGCGATGAACGTCTGGGACCTGCAACTGAACGCCGGCGGCGAGGCGGCCTTGAGGGCGCCGGAGGGGCACACGGCCGTCCTCGTCGTGCAGCGGGGTGAACTGTCCGCGAACGGGACGGCATTGCGAGGCGTCGAACTGGCCCGGTTCGAGCGGGAGGGCGAGGCCGTGACGCTGACCGCGGAGACGCCGGCCCGGGCCCTGTTCCTGACCGGGGAGCCCCTGAACGAACCGGTCGTCGGGCAGGGGCCGTTCGTGATGAACACCCGCGAGGAGATCCGGCAGGCGATCCAGGACTTCCAGACCGGCCGGATGGGCACGCTGGACTGA
- a CDS encoding peptidoglycan recognition protein family protein encodes MPVVLPAPLRIATVALGITATGLFVEPIVAAPPTAFRVSPKVMQRLRGTPTPAPLPTPETPAPEAVAPTGRTAVPAPADSVAPVPAPPELPTPATPPPPLKPAPASAAPTAPPTGTAALPNEAAAGDWAPGDDVEERDWRWIVVHHTATEAGSVEAIHRAHSRRRDADGNPWRGIGYHFLIGNGDGMTDGAVEATFRWRDQLAGAHAGRRAENERGVGVCLVGDFESVDPSPAQLDAARRLIAFLRDRYDVPADRVLPHDAVAATACPGKRLTIEMLLDPAAVPVAALVPEPAAAAAPVPVPAAAPVPAAVPAPAGDDEDDYLPTGLSAPAADDGPSLTLPRFRSQDAP; translated from the coding sequence GTGCCCGTCGTTCTGCCCGCTCCGCTGCGCATCGCGACGGTGGCGCTGGGCATCACGGCGACGGGGCTGTTCGTCGAGCCGATTGTCGCGGCGCCGCCGACCGCCTTCCGCGTCTCCCCGAAGGTGATGCAACGCTTGCGGGGCACGCCGACCCCGGCGCCGCTCCCCACCCCGGAGACGCCCGCCCCGGAGGCGGTCGCCCCGACCGGGCGCACCGCGGTTCCCGCTCCCGCGGACTCCGTGGCCCCGGTTCCCGCTCCCCCGGAACTCCCGACGCCCGCAACGCCGCCGCCGCCGCTCAAGCCGGCCCCCGCCTCCGCGGCGCCGACCGCCCCCCCCACGGGGACCGCCGCGCTGCCGAACGAGGCGGCCGCGGGGGACTGGGCGCCGGGCGACGACGTGGAAGAACGCGACTGGCGCTGGATCGTCGTGCATCACACCGCGACGGAGGCCGGCAGCGTGGAGGCGATCCACCGGGCCCACAGCCGCCGCCGCGACGCCGACGGCAACCCCTGGCGGGGGATCGGCTACCACTTCCTTATCGGCAACGGCGACGGCATGACCGACGGAGCCGTCGAGGCCACCTTCCGCTGGCGGGACCAGCTCGCCGGCGCCCACGCCGGCCGTCGGGCGGAGAACGAACGCGGCGTCGGCGTCTGTCTGGTGGGCGACTTCGAGAGCGTCGACCCGAGCCCCGCCCAACTGGACGCCGCCCGGCGGCTGATCGCCTTCCTGCGGGACCGCTACGACGTCCCCGCCGACCGCGTGCTGCCGCACGACGCCGTCGCCGCCACCGCCTGCCCCGGCAAACGGCTGACGATCGAGATGCTGCTCGATCCCGCCGCGGTCCCGGTTGCGGCGCTCGTTCCGGAGCCGGCCGCCGCCGCGGCGCCCGTCCCGGTTCCCGCCGCCGCTCCGGTTCCCGCCGCCGTCCCGGCGCCCGCCGGGGACGACGAGGACGACTACCTGCCGACCGGCTTGTCGGCGCCTGCTGCAGACGACGGTCCGTCGCTGACTCTTCCGCGGTTCAGGTCGCAGGACGCTCCCTGA
- a CDS encoding M16 family metallopeptidase, translating to MPAPSPSLPVPTAAARPSTQHRTLANGLTVLVEPMKRVQSAAFSLMVPAGSSLDPPGKNACAALLCDLLTRGSGDLDNRGFTHALDDLGVNRGESVGASHLSVSAATVAENLPKALRIYRDLFRDPHLPEEEFAPAADGLRQSLRAIEDEPAQRVMLELRRRTYPAPWGLPTDGTLSGLDALTYADVVHLHRTAVRPNHAVLAVAGHVDPEAWFDLAAECFEDWEEKPDPPIEPGPRGPARDHLHHDGAQTHIALALPAAAYGEPGYYEAWAAAAILGGGMSSRLFTEVREKRGLCYSVSASLSGLKAGPGPDAAQEGRLFCYAGTTAERAQQTLDVLLEELTRLRDGVTKDELTRCVARAKSGLVMSQESTTARANGLARDWRHLGRVQPLSETLDAVNALTAENVSEYLATRPPAPPTALTLGPAALDWPD from the coding sequence ATGCCCGCACCGTCTCCTTCGCTGCCCGTTCCCACCGCCGCGGCCCGGCCGAGCACGCAGCACCGCACGCTGGCCAACGGGCTGACGGTCCTCGTCGAACCGATGAAGCGCGTCCAAAGCGCCGCCTTCTCCCTGATGGTGCCCGCCGGCAGTTCGCTCGATCCCCCCGGTAAGAACGCCTGCGCCGCCCTGCTGTGCGACCTGCTGACCCGCGGCAGCGGCGACCTCGACAACCGCGGCTTCACCCACGCCCTGGACGACCTCGGCGTGAACCGCGGCGAATCCGTCGGCGCCAGCCACCTCTCCGTCTCCGCCGCCACCGTCGCGGAGAATCTTCCCAAAGCCCTTCGCATCTACCGGGACCTGTTCCGCGATCCCCACCTCCCCGAGGAGGAATTCGCCCCCGCCGCGGACGGCCTCCGCCAGAGCCTGCGGGCCATCGAGGACGAACCGGCCCAACGGGTCATGCTGGAGCTCCGCCGCCGCACCTACCCGGCCCCCTGGGGCCTGCCGACCGACGGCACCCTGTCCGGCCTGGACGCCCTCACGTACGCCGACGTCGTGCACCTCCACCGCACGGCCGTCCGGCCCAATCACGCGGTCCTCGCCGTCGCCGGGCACGTGGACCCGGAGGCCTGGTTCGACCTCGCCGCGGAGTGCTTCGAGGACTGGGAAGAAAAGCCCGACCCGCCGATCGAACCCGGCCCCCGCGGCCCGGCCCGGGACCACCTGCACCACGACGGCGCCCAGACGCACATCGCCCTGGCCCTGCCCGCCGCGGCCTACGGCGAGCCGGGCTACTACGAGGCCTGGGCCGCCGCCGCGATCCTCGGCGGCGGGATGAGCAGCCGGCTGTTCACGGAGGTCCGGGAGAAGCGTGGCCTGTGCTACAGCGTCTCGGCCAGTTTAAGCGGTCTGAAGGCCGGCCCGGGACCGGACGCGGCCCAGGAGGGCCGGCTGTTCTGCTACGCCGGCACCACCGCGGAGCGGGCCCAGCAAACGCTCGACGTGTTGCTGGAGGAACTGACCCGCCTGCGCGACGGCGTGACGAAGGACGAACTGACCCGCTGCGTGGCCCGCGCGAAGAGCGGCCTGGTGATGAGCCAGGAAAGCACGACCGCCCGGGCGAACGGATTAGCGCGCGACTGGCGCCACCTCGGCCGCGTGCAACCGCTGTCGGAGACATTGGACGCCGTGAACGCCCTCACCGCCGAGAACGTCAGCGAATACCTCGCCACCCGCCCCCCCGCCCCGCCGACGGCCCTGACGCTGGGCCCGGCGGCGTTGGACTGGCCGGATTGA
- a CDS encoding MMPL family transporter gives MFEVLGRSVTRGWPLVLTVWTLVLAAVWSARPDWNAVTADGEFAFLPEDAPSLAAERQFRERYGTDLLRSSIVLAVSRPARPGGLTGPEDAPADDPDAHDERFLSEVLLPELRETLIAGGFAPSNLPFGDLPPEDPPAEETPQRAPPAPPKPGARLLIEKEEEGAAPTDEFLVAAVLTPRDRVVGPLFESRDGHAALIVLGLRTEFGETRNAPLVTAVEELVRRLRLSGVLPAGLELAVSGTAVVGRDLREATERSGAATHLASLILVIGLLLAIYRAPLLAAVPLITVVVAVEVALSLLALAAGRGWFSPFMGLEVYVTVVAYGAGVDYCMFLTARFREELDAAAAGSLVPAGRGAGGGLRRSKGWSSALGAALAKVGPALAASAGTTVVGIGMMGFAEFGKFQQAALGIVTGLICVTAASLTLAPALLALLGPWAFWPKIPHGKPAAEGGWLPAGSSSSRQRRMRRFWSGLADRVCDRPGRWLLGALAAMAPFAVVGALGQDRLTYGLLSELPENAPGVRGVDAVRRHFPPGEMGPATVLLTSPVRPDGTALDFRDRDADGRGLVDDLTKRLWERREELGLASVRSLSAPLGAGENAPDLTVEGDGGRLAAVLRRAAAAAGVRDYYIAGADAAAGRTVRFDVIFEEDPFTRGSIDRLEGLRDAVHEELPPDLAGADVAVLGATASLADLAAVTARDQTRINALVLLGVYVVLVLLLRRLALSAYLIGTVALGYLTTLGAIIALSHLGAWWVGTPGGFAGLDWKVPTLLFTILVAVGEDYNIYLVTRVDEEHAAARGPGVSESQAAVRGVRTALARTGAIISACGLIMAGTFAAMIFGELTGMVQLGAALAAGVLLDTFVIRPVLVPAYLALLHGGRFGRLGRWLGAASDGSPASTNFPLTNSTPVHYRSTPAEQRRSNAEPLATREPG, from the coding sequence ATGTTCGAGGTCCTCGGCCGGAGCGTGACGCGGGGGTGGCCGCTCGTGCTGACGGTCTGGACGCTGGTGTTGGCGGCGGTGTGGTCGGCCCGGCCGGACTGGAACGCGGTCACGGCGGACGGCGAATTCGCCTTCCTGCCGGAGGACGCCCCCAGCCTCGCCGCGGAGCGGCAGTTTCGGGAGCGCTACGGCACGGACCTGCTGCGCAGCTCGATCGTCTTGGCCGTCAGCCGCCCGGCCCGCCCCGGCGGCCTCACCGGCCCGGAGGACGCCCCGGCCGACGACCCCGACGCCCACGACGAGCGGTTCCTCTCCGAAGTCCTGCTGCCGGAGCTGCGAGAAACGCTGATCGCCGGCGGCTTCGCCCCCTCGAACCTGCCGTTTGGGGACCTACCGCCCGAAGACCCGCCGGCCGAGGAGACGCCCCAGCGGGCTCCCCCGGCCCCGCCGAAGCCGGGCGCCCGCCTGCTGATCGAGAAAGAGGAAGAGGGGGCGGCGCCGACGGACGAGTTTCTCGTGGCGGCGGTCCTCACCCCGCGGGACCGGGTCGTCGGGCCGCTGTTCGAGAGCCGGGACGGGCACGCGGCGCTGATCGTGCTCGGCCTGCGGACGGAGTTCGGCGAGACCCGCAACGCCCCGCTGGTGACGGCGGTGGAAGAGCTCGTGCGGCGGCTCCGCCTCAGCGGGGTCCTGCCGGCCGGACTGGAACTGGCCGTCAGCGGCACCGCCGTGGTCGGCCGCGATCTGCGGGAGGCGACGGAGCGCAGCGGCGCGGCCACGCACCTCGCCTCACTGATTCTGGTGATCGGCCTGCTGCTGGCGATCTACCGAGCCCCGCTGCTGGCGGCGGTCCCGCTGATCACGGTGGTGGTCGCGGTGGAAGTGGCCCTCAGCCTGCTCGCCCTGGCGGCCGGAAGGGGTTGGTTCTCCCCGTTCATGGGGTTGGAGGTGTACGTCACCGTCGTCGCCTACGGGGCGGGGGTGGATTACTGCATGTTCCTCACCGCCCGGTTCCGGGAGGAACTCGACGCCGCCGCCGCCGGGTCGCTGGTCCCTGCCGGCCGTGGCGCCGGCGGAGGTCTGCGGCGGTCCAAAGGGTGGTCCAGCGCCTTGGGGGCGGCGTTGGCGAAGGTCGGGCCGGCGTTGGCCGCGAGCGCCGGCACCACGGTCGTGGGCATCGGGATGATGGGCTTCGCCGAGTTCGGCAAGTTCCAGCAGGCGGCGTTGGGCATCGTGACCGGGCTGATCTGCGTGACGGCCGCCTCGCTGACCCTCGCCCCGGCCCTGCTGGCCCTGCTGGGACCGTGGGCGTTCTGGCCCAAGATCCCGCACGGCAAGCCGGCGGCGGAGGGCGGCTGGCTGCCGGCGGGCTCCAGCTCCAGCCGCCAGCGGCGGATGCGGCGTTTCTGGAGCGGGCTGGCCGATCGCGTCTGCGACCGGCCCGGCCGCTGGCTGCTGGGCGCCCTGGCGGCGATGGCGCCGTTCGCGGTCGTCGGCGCCCTCGGGCAGGACCGTCTCACCTACGGCCTGCTGAGCGAACTGCCCGAGAACGCCCCCGGCGTCCGCGGCGTGGACGCGGTGCGGCGGCACTTCCCCCCGGGCGAGATGGGGCCGGCGACCGTGCTGCTGACCAGCCCCGTCCGCCCCGACGGCACGGCGCTGGACTTCCGCGACCGCGACGCCGACGGCCGCGGGTTGGTCGACGACCTCACCAAACGCCTGTGGGAACGGCGGGAAGAACTGGGTCTGGCGTCGGTCCGGAGCCTGTCCGCCCCGCTCGGCGCCGGCGAGAACGCCCCCGACCTGACCGTCGAGGGGGACGGCGGCCGGCTCGCCGCCGTGCTCCGCCGGGCCGCGGCCGCGGCGGGCGTGCGGGACTACTACATCGCCGGCGCCGACGCCGCCGCCGGCCGGACCGTGCGGTTCGACGTGATCTTCGAGGAGGACCCCTTCACCCGCGGTTCGATCGACCGGCTCGAGGGCCTGCGAGACGCCGTGCACGAGGAGCTGCCGCCGGACCTGGCCGGCGCCGACGTCGCGGTGCTGGGGGCGACGGCCAGCCTGGCGGACCTCGCCGCCGTCACCGCCCGCGATCAGACGCGGATCAACGCGCTGGTGCTGTTGGGCGTCTACGTGGTGCTGGTGTTACTGCTCCGCCGGTTGGCGCTGTCGGCCTACCTCATCGGCACCGTGGCGCTGGGCTACCTGACGACGCTGGGGGCGATCATCGCCCTGTCGCACCTGGGGGCCTGGTGGGTCGGTACGCCGGGGGGCTTCGCCGGGCTGGACTGGAAGGTGCCCACGCTGCTGTTCACGATCCTGGTGGCGGTGGGGGAGGACTACAACATCTACCTCGTCACCCGGGTGGACGAGGAGCACGCCGCCGCCCGCGGCCCCGGCGTGAGCGAATCGCAGGCGGCGGTCCGCGGCGTGCGGACGGCGCTGGCCCGCACCGGGGCGATCATCAGCGCCTGCGGGCTGATCATGGCGGGGACGTTCGCCGCGATGATCTTCGGGGAACTCACCGGCATGGTGCAGCTCGGCGCCGCCCTCGCCGCCGGCGTACTGCTGGATACGTTCGTCATCCGTCCGGTACTCGTGCCGGCGTATCTGGCGCTGCTGCACGGCGGGCGATTCGGCCGCCTCGGCCGCTGGCTCGGCGCGGCGAGCGACGGATCGCCCGCTTCGACGAACTTCCCCTTGACGAACTCGACGCCCGTTCACTACAGATCGACACCCGCCGAACAGCGCCGCTCCAACGCCGAGCCCCTCGCCACACGCGAGCCGGGCTGA